DNA sequence from the Podospora pseudocomata strain CBS 415.72m chromosome 2 map unlocalized CBS415.72m_2.2, whole genome shotgun sequence genome:
TGAGTACCAGCGGCCGTGTTGTCATGCGCATCAGGTAGTGGAAGTACATCGCGGCCTCGGCAAAGAGGGTTCCAGAAGCTGCCGCAATACAGCCTCTGATTGGGCGGCAACGGCTTCTTGGCTGGCTTTGGGCCAACCCCCCGGTCAGATACGACGCGGTGCATGCGAGCACAGACAGGGATCTACCTCGCATCGCTGGACTCTGTTTGACGAcattccaccccttcccctggCATGTTTAAGTCAACGACATGGATCCGGGATCCATGAGCCCTCCTTCATTATAACAGATATACTAACCTAATGCACGACAGCACCGCTGTACCAGTACCTGtggcccaaccaaccaagtGCCGACCTCGATCTCCGCCcaagggaagaaaaaaaagtcagTTCTGCTCTGTCGGAGGTGGTTGCACCTATGGCACCCATGCCCCGCACGAGGCGTGGGAGACATGGAAGCAGCAGTAGGGCAATAATGGGAAGGGTAATTGTAATTGATCTCTTCTCTTGCTATTTAGCTATCTATCATCCAACGCTCAGACAGTGGATTCCAACAGCCTTTTCCATTCCTTCAAACAAATGGATATCGGGCCGGCCCAATGCGTTCTGGCGGGAGTTTCGAGATGGGAAGGGTTGGGACCGAAAAAAcactcatcttcttccatccTGTTCTGCGCTGCTGAGGTAGCCCAGGTGCTGTAGCCGCTACACGCGATAGTGGAGAGAACATCCTGCGGGCACTTCGGCTcctttcaccaccaccgcgagGTGTAAATATTCTCTCAGCCAAGAACTTGGGTACTGACTGATTCATTCAGTGATTCGTGGGGCCCCTTTTTTTACGCCGGCAGTTGCTTTTTTCCTCCCACAAGAGTACCTATCGCAAGTCCGCAGCAGCCCGACAGCTTAGCGGCTGGCACTTGTGAGACATTTGAAGCATCTGCCCTTTCCCTTGGGACCAGGGAAGGAAGTCCTTGCCAAACCGAGCGACGTGACGGTCTCAAACAGAGCGATGATTTGACGCACCCTCAGTGAGTGAGTTCCAGGGCCAGAGCCCTGGTTCCATCCGGTCGTTGACCCAGGCATGACGAATGTAGATGGAAGGTGTGGTCCACTTTAAAAACCTGCCATTTTGGGACGGCACGTTTTTCACGTTCAGCGAGAGAGGGTCTTGCTGTGAGGCCGGGAGGGCAGGGCAGGGTAGCCAGTGGAATTGTTTTCTCTGGAGATCATCACGCTGGACACACCAACCTTTTTCCCGCCCATCGCCTCGTACCGGACAACTGACCAAGGATGCCATAATACGGATTCAACGAACAGGCAGAGGTTTCCGCGCCAAGCATTCAGAGGTCGGCGCTCTTGTCGCTCGTTGTTTGATGTTGGCTCCAACGCTATCCAGGGTTCTCGGCATCTTGTTCGTGCTGTCCAGGTCCCCATGCGAGCCAAGCTGTTTAGTACCATCGCCCCATTAGGCCCTCTTACCTGTCATCATTAAGATCGGAGCCCCATCCGTTTTATTTCTCAGATTTCTCTTTCCATTACCTTAGAAGACCGGGTCTGCCAAAACCAAAACGCCATGCCGAGGCACGGGCCGACCATGCGGACCTGCAAGCTACCGAGTAACCAGGCAAAAGAGACAGATGGTTGAATCACCAatgaaaaggaaaaaacaaGAGGATGTTGCTGCACAGGAGAAACAAAAACGCAGACTGGTTTCGTTGCCAGACAAACGGTTCTTGGGGCATCGCTCAAGGGGTCTGGTCTACGGCCAATGTTTCGAACATTGAGACCGTTAGCCCGACATCTCGCCAGTCCCGGCCTCACCTTAGCTTCCGAAGCTATGATTGATCGGTTGACAATGACCTCGACATTAGCACGGCCATTGCCCAAGTCTGTGACCGAGGGCAGGGGATTCTGtgacttctttcttttttccctaCCGGTTTGTCTGACAATGGGTTATGGAATGAGCTTGTGTCCGGAGAGAACTGCTCGAGGACTCAGCATCAACTCTTTATTCGTCGATGCTACGGAGGGGGCATATCCCACACGCTCCGCCtggtcaacaccaccgcaaAAGAAGTAAGCCATCGCCAATTCAGACGtcacacatcatcatcagcgcGGCACGGGTTCTACGTACGCCACAGATTCGCATTCAGCCCGGCAAGCCTTCCGGATCCCAAGATCCACCGAGCCCCCTGTCTGCCCGCGATCCGATCCTGGCGCTGGAAAGGCGTCTCGCTTCGTGGGGGGGGTCGCCGTAGATCTCTCGGCCCTGCTTAGACCCCCAGTCCATCTGAACATTGTTTCTCGATACACACCTCACATAGCACCCCATGTGTGTCTTAAGCCAAGAGGTCCATTCTGTCTAGGTACGTCGCCGTGGATCTAAAATGGCtgtgggtgggtgtggaGAAGCGTCAAAGTCCTCCAGATCGACGAGGGACTAAAGAGGTACCTTGCCTTGCTAGTACCTCTATGTATACTCCATTGCCCAGCACCAAGCCGCACTTTTCTACCTTTGCCCTGTTGTTGAactttctttttgttctcttGCGGCAACCTAGCTCGGCATTCACACTACATCTCCCTGCGCCTCCAACGGCCAGTCTTGGGAAGTATACACGCTAGTCTCTCCAAACAACCGACGATATCGCCGACACTGCTGTGCAGTTTGGAGTAGTCGCCGTTGTGGTTGTCTGCGCAGCCGCGCTTCTGCTGACCGTGCAGCCCGGTCTTCGTCCTGATACCCAAATCCACCTGCGAGCGAGCAAGCAAATTCTCGGGAGTCGTCTATATAAGACCCGAGCCGATTCGTCTCTAGTCCCGCAGTCTCCACGCACAACCAAACTCGGCGGTCCCTTGCCTttgctctctcttcttcccgaCCATCTGCTGCGACGATATCATCCAGCCATACAAGTTCTGGACCCCCCTCCGCTGATTCAGCAAGACTCGACCTCCTACACTGCGTTTCTGAGCTGTAGGTGAACGCGAGTCAGGCTTTCCGCAGCATTCTCGAAGCccttcaacaaggccaaaGCCTGGAGAGACTTGAACCTCGAAAGCCTTCGGCTTTGCAACTTTTGAAGCCTGTTAGTCTTTGACCCGGGATCTTCCCAGCTGGTTCCCCTCCACCGTTGATCTATCGCCGTCTCTCTCCGCTCGGAGCCAAGTTTCTCTCCCACACCAAACACCAGGTCCCTCCTTGCCCCTTCTGATACCGCAATCGGCGACTATCCAAGGCAAGATCCGTCCTGCCTTCGACTGGTCAAGTCCGTTCCATCTCCACTCTCGCGCGCAGAGCCCTCCTTAGCTCTTGCGGGACTTGTGGCCTCACCTCACCCGTTGTGGCAGAAAGAAAATCTATCCGCGGGCTCTGAGCCTATCGTCGTCATCGAGAAAACACATCACGGCTGTGCCAGATATCACCCGGCGACCTACGGCTTCCCGCTTCACGGCTCTCGGCTGGATACTTCGAATTCACACGTCGGTAACACCACGGGTTCCAAGGGTCTGGAAACGCGGCGTCTTCTAATCGTTTTCACTGACGGCGTTGACACGTCCGTTTCCCCCTAGCGGTTGTTAGTTGATTTCCGTTGCGTTAGTGTTGCTTGCGCGCGCGTGCGGCCATCACTCCTTACCGCACCACCAAAGTTTTTTTCTCATTTTTCGACATCGAGATCTACCGGAGACACCTGTGGTCCGTGGCCGATCGACTCGCCAACGAAGCCGGGTCTTTTTTACCTCGCGCGTCTACTCCACTCTCTAGCGGGACACGGAGTGGACTCGGCAACTTGGACTTCGCAGGCAGTTATTTCGACGTCAAGGGCATGGATGACTCTCGAGGCCAGAGGAGGCAGAATGATCCGCCCACCTACAGCCGGCAACATCACCCCGCGCTGCAGGCGCAGGCAGGACAGGATCGGAGGTCATTTACGGGTACACAGAGGGATAGCAGGTTCCAGACGACATCACTGAGTTCTTCGCCCGCCGGATCTTCCCGCGGAATGGGTGGTTCAGCCGGATACGGCGCTTACTACCAGGACTCAACAACGACCTCGTTCCCCGCGACGGCCATGACACAGGGCGCGCTGGGCTATCATCACTCTGCCGCTGACTACGGGCAGCCAGACTCACGGCAAACACAGAGCTTTGCCGGCACGTACAATCCATCCATGATGTACAACGTCCAGCAGGCAACAGGGGGGCAGAGTGCCGGCGTGTACGATGCGAGTCAACAGTTTTCCTCGCGGCAAGCCGCAGGTCTTCCAATGATGACGGATGTCACGGCCCCCTACTTCTCAAGCGAGCCAACCAATACCACATCCGCCCTCCAAGCCCAGGCGCAGACGTCAAGCACGCCACAGGTATATCAGCAGCCGGGCTTGCATGGCTattccaccagcagcatGGCAGCCATTGGAGGAATCACTACGCAGACCACTCCTGCTGCGGAAGTCAGGATGGAGGAAGAATATCCCGCCACAGGAGGGCTGGACGATGCATATGCGCAATACCAATCAGCGCTCAAGGGAATTTTCAAGGACATCCGAAATGGTGCTCTAGCCACTGCCGGAGAATCCCTTCTTCAGGTCTCGACTTGGCTTTTGGGACACGTTGTTGAACTAGGTAAGTCGGGTGAAACTTTTTCCACCCTGGGTCTCTCAAAACCTGCTTCTGACAGTGATCCCTTGCTCCAGGCCTCACGTCTGACGATCAGAATCTCCATGGCGAACGTATCAAGCTGTGGAACGACTTCAACTATGCCTGGCTCGGCATGTTCCAGCGCCAGAAAGAAATGATGGAATCCGGACAGCAATTACAGCGCTCCCAAAGCCTAGTGCCGCAAGAAGAGCTGGAAAAGATGGCCAAGGAGCTGATCAAGTATTGCGACAACATCGAGCGACATGGTCTGGTAGACTATCAGTACGGAGTATGGGAAGAGCAAATTATCGAAAGTACGTATCACAACGGCCCCTTTTTCATCTAGCTACTTGATCACTAACCACCGCACCAGTCCTTGGAGAGTGCGTCGATCTTTACGAGTCGGCCAACGCCTCTGGCAGCAGCGGAGGCGAGGGATCCTCCAGCTCACGTCGGCGATGAAGAGGCTGAAGAACGAGGACGCAGTCAATTGATGTCTGACTTTTCCCAATCCGGAGATTAGTTTTGCCCTTTTGGAGTCTTTCGATGTCAGGACCCAGACATTCATGTACCACCACATTGCCTCGCGCTCCACATGCATCATTTGTgtgtctttcttttccttggctGTTTGCCCTGTTTATCGGTTGTCATGTGCTCCAGCAAGGAGTTGGGCGGGTCACCTTAATACCTCTTATGTTTTGTGGGGATGTactgggagtgggaggacaGAGAGCTGGACGATGTGGGATGTGATGAAGGCATCTCTTCTCTAGCTCTCGCTCGGCACTCCTGGGAATGGAGCGTTTTCCTAATCTGGGATTGGATCTTACGGCAAAGGGGGAGAACACATGCAAGGGCCCGCAACGTCCCTGACGACGTGCGGAATAGGAAAGGCTTCTTCTAGCGGAGGTTGCCGCCTCGGAGCTCTTTGATGGAAAGGCGGTTGGTGATTCTGGCCAATTGGGCTATGGAGCTTTTCAGAGCATTGCTTGCTTGTGTATCTTCTATTAGGAACGGGTTCGTCAGGAATCCGACAGGGCAAGGATGTTGTGAAGCTCTCTGCCATGGCAGAACCTCCcacaaggaggagatggaaacCGGCTTGTACCGCTTTGATCAATTGAGGAAAAGTTATCAAGttgtttgtgatgatgaccGTATATGCCTCTTGGCCAGAGCTGCGCAGAGATACGAGTATAACTGGCTGGGGGCAACGCCGTGAGTGACGAACATGGGCAATGATGGATCACAGGTCTGGATGAGGtgaaaaaaacagaaaaacaTAGAGTAATTAAAAAAGTTGGCCAGTGATATGTTGTTCGTACCTGTCACCAGTGCACATGAATACCATCCACCTCGAAGCACCCTTATCTATCTCATCATGCTCTTGCAAGTCACCAAAAGAAGCTGATGAAGGCTGATTACTGATAAACAAGGCTTGAGAAGCAAAATCAGAACAGGGCTGAGGGTTATATCGCCCTCAACAACGGGGGCCAACGCCTCAATGGGTCACCTCAGCTGATGTATCACGGCGTTGAGTGATCAGTCCATCTGTCAGGAAAGCccaggggaggggaagagttGAAATCGGGATGGGGGCTCCAGTGGTTAGACTGCTACACAGGGCAAGAAAGACCGAGTTACATGCGATGTCTCCGAGCAGCGCTGAAAGCAGAAACTAGCGGCGCTGCAATTGAAAGCGCCAAGGCCCCGTGAGACAGAGAATCTGGCCCAATCAGTTTGCAACGTTTGCCAGACGGGGCCAACCAAACTGCTGGGTCAGGGCCGGCTAGCTCTTTTGGGCCAATAACACTTTCTCACTTTATTATCCTGAATCCCTTATTTCTACCTGGCTTTCTTTTCCCAGATTATCACACCCACATCCTCAACGAGACCGCGGTCGGTCGGCACTACCAGCAGCAGAATGATTGATTGTCTTCTCAACTCATCGCCCCATCTTGTCTGCGGTTCTCCTCCACGTCGGCCCCTACCCGTTGACACCCCCTGGTCGTGCTGTCGGCACACACACATTATCTCTCCACCATGACAGGCAGGTGAAGTTACAACGCCAAGAAGCCTTGTTGTGCAGAGACAAAGTTACACCAGATTGACCAATGTGTCTCGCAACACCAAAGTACCCATCAGGTACCCGGTTGCGCTGCAGAATCGAGTGGGCCTCGCGCTACTGCAAGTCACCCGCCAGTTGTCACTCACATTTCACCTGCACACATCTCCAGCCGATCGCCTTTCCCAGGGAGCCATCTCCCGTCCGTCCCCTGATATTATATCGAGtgccacagcagcagaaaccGTGCAGCTCACTGGTTTCCCTGCAGGAACACTTGTCAGCGTCAGACTCACCTTTgatcctcatcttcaacatccCCTCTCTGATTGGGCACAGCACACGGCCGACCTCGCCGACCGAGATAACAAGCACAGAGACGCCAAGACACAGGCGATGGCGCTCATCAACTTTTGCGGGTGATTGCAGCGAGATGTCTCTGACCCGTGGTAGAGACGGCGACTTATACATCAGCTCCGAAATGGCCTGTACTCTCCGACCTACCTATCTACGATCAAACTACATACCACCACTACCTTACTTGTTAGACATACGAAGGGCGTCTGTGCTTGCCCAACAGCGGAAAGATTACAAAGTTCGTCTTACATACAGTCTCCGCCTACCCCGTGGCTTTTTGTTGTCCAAGGTGGACCACTAGGAGGCACATCATTAGGGTATCAACAAGCATTCGATGCTTAGGATCACCCCCTCCATGATCTCCAGATCTCCGCAGCCGAGTCCCAGAACCATGGATCGAGATTCGGACGGCGCAcatcaaccaacacccccacaGGACAGGGGTCTGGGTAGCTGTCAAGCATTTCTGGGGTCCAGTGAGCTGAGGAACTAGGTACCCTGTCACATTTTTATCAGCTTGCCTCAGCTGTATCACATTTCACATCCCGCATTTCAAAACctcaaaagcaacaaaacagAAGAGCCAAGCCGGCGCGATGGTGACCGAGCCGCT
Encoded proteins:
- a CDS encoding uncharacterized protein (EggNog:ENOG503P3BD) → MDDSRGQRRQNDPPTYSRQHHPALQAQAGQDRRSFTGTQRDSRFQTTSLSSSPAGSSRGMGGSAGYGAYYQDSTTTSFPATAMTQGALGYHHSAADYGQPDSRQTQSFAGTYNPSMMYNVQQATGGQSAGVYDASQQFSSRQAAGLPMMTDVTAPYFSSEPTNTTSALQAQAQTSSTPQVYQQPGLHGYSTSSMAAIGGITTQTTPAAEVRMEEEYPATGGLDDAYAQYQSALKGIFKDIRNGALATAGESLLQVSTWLLGHVVELGLTSDDQNLHGERIKLWNDFNYAWLGMFQRQKEMMESGQQLQRSQSLVPQEELEKMAKELIKYCDNIERHGLVDYQYGVWEEQIIEILGECVDLYESANASGSSGGEGSSSSRRR